In the Myxococcota bacterium genome, one interval contains:
- a CDS encoding response regulator: protein MRRILIVEDSPTMRSLLSASLEATGEPTKIIEAANGFEALRQLPREPVDLIVTDINMPDINGLELVSFVKSNPAYREIPLIIVSTEGSERDRQRGLELGANAYLVKPFEPDELENLVCDLLAGASER, encoded by the coding sequence ATGCGGCGAATCCTGATCGTCGAAGACTCGCCGACGATGCGGTCGCTCTTGTCGGCTTCACTCGAGGCGACGGGCGAACCCACGAAGATCATCGAAGCGGCGAACGGCTTCGAAGCGTTGCGGCAGCTTCCGCGCGAGCCCGTGGACCTGATCGTGACCGACATCAACATGCCCGACATCAACGGGCTCGAGCTGGTGTCGTTCGTCAAGTCGAACCCGGCGTATCGCGAGATTCCGCTGATCATCGTGTCGACCGAGGGGTCCGAGCGCGATCGTCAACGCGGCCTGGAGCTCGGGGCGAACGCGTACCTCGTGAAGCCCTTCGAGCCGGACGAGCTCGAGAACCTCGTCTGCGATCTGCTGGCCGGAGCCTCGGAGCGATAG
- a CDS encoding methyl-accepting chemotaxis protein — protein MSTAELPRGASFLVHIVRRSALLAVPSLVIVIASIATLLDLTPAMWRGFAILLGINAVVASPLHWTLMRGAAAPVMAWLDGPEPHRERTERAYTQLIALPPKVGVVSGLVWLGSTLAVSVGMALFFGSLWSAWAWQVVIVAGATASFVAAVLTHFLVRDAVFDRVRGALAEEIGAPEERSRLAPRIPMRSKLLVGVTGVGAMPVLFAVLIAHHRSTDALERHAHSWTAEILASAPTSEDALAGFRARLTDPVMPVPVTLQPVEAFTQLQGAGRDELERQIDAGVREGNSRTIPGRTVFSWRTFPNGQVWIASVPAAGLYADHTARGSSLLLLLAGALGFAMLVAYYLARDISAPAALLRERAERLADGDLGPAGSFDSEDELGELSRAFDGMTESLRQTLQRLASSADGLESQAGSLGPVCEALAEASGERESATERAAASMEQINAQVADIASSSQRLNESVEESSSSILELGASGHELNETASVLSSKVDEVSISIEEMVRSVKQVSENTESLASAAEETSASMEEMASSLREVDTSAEEAARLSGTVVERSEAGRLKVNETIQGMEAIRDATETVEGVIRNLHGRTEEIGAIVDVIDDVADETNLLALNAAIIAAQAGEHGRAFSVVADEIKDLAERVLASTKEIGGLIRSVQDESQKATAAIAQGSASVASGVELSAEAGLALEEITEASRESGTRIGGIVASLREQAKAAGHVVGLMERVRGGVDEIRHAAAEQDRGNIVVFEGSVTMREVASQVRGTTEEQARGSGRIRESIEGVRGAVEEIHVALQEQSEACAEAAAFLEQLQGRRGTRQEANRLVEGVARELLTRAEELRAEVRRFRL, from the coding sequence ATGAGCACGGCCGAACTTCCCCGGGGCGCCAGCTTCCTCGTTCATATCGTGCGGCGCTCCGCGCTGCTGGCGGTTCCGTCCCTGGTGATCGTGATCGCTTCGATCGCGACCCTCCTCGACCTGACGCCTGCGATGTGGCGCGGCTTCGCGATCCTGTTGGGGATCAACGCGGTCGTCGCGTCTCCGCTCCACTGGACACTGATGCGCGGCGCGGCTGCGCCGGTGATGGCCTGGCTCGACGGCCCGGAGCCCCACCGCGAACGCACCGAACGCGCCTACACCCAGCTGATCGCGCTGCCTCCGAAGGTCGGCGTCGTCAGCGGCCTCGTCTGGCTCGGATCGACCCTGGCCGTGTCCGTCGGCATGGCGCTGTTCTTCGGTTCCCTGTGGAGCGCCTGGGCTTGGCAGGTCGTCATCGTGGCAGGCGCGACGGCGAGCTTCGTCGCCGCTGTCCTGACCCATTTCCTGGTTCGCGACGCCGTCTTCGATCGGGTCCGCGGCGCCCTGGCCGAGGAGATCGGCGCGCCCGAGGAGCGCTCCCGCCTGGCGCCCCGGATTCCGATGCGCTCGAAGCTGCTCGTCGGCGTCACGGGTGTCGGCGCGATGCCGGTGCTCTTCGCGGTGCTGATCGCCCATCACCGCAGCACCGACGCGCTGGAACGCCACGCACACAGCTGGACTGCAGAGATCCTCGCGAGCGCACCCACGAGCGAAGATGCGCTGGCCGGGTTCCGGGCGCGCCTCACCGACCCGGTGATGCCCGTCCCGGTGACACTCCAGCCCGTCGAAGCGTTCACGCAGCTCCAAGGGGCCGGCCGCGACGAGCTGGAGCGCCAGATCGACGCTGGGGTGCGCGAGGGCAACAGCCGCACGATTCCGGGCCGCACCGTGTTCTCGTGGCGGACCTTCCCGAACGGTCAGGTCTGGATCGCTTCGGTACCGGCGGCTGGACTCTACGCAGACCACACCGCCCGTGGTTCGAGCCTGCTCCTGCTGCTGGCCGGAGCCCTCGGATTCGCGATGCTCGTCGCGTACTACCTCGCGCGGGACATCTCCGCGCCGGCCGCGCTGCTGCGCGAGCGCGCCGAGCGGCTGGCGGACGGCGACCTCGGGCCGGCTGGGAGCTTCGACTCCGAGGATGAACTCGGCGAGCTCTCCCGGGCGTTCGACGGCATGACGGAAAGCCTGCGACAGACGCTGCAGCGGCTGGCGTCCTCGGCGGACGGTCTCGAGTCCCAGGCGGGCTCGCTGGGACCGGTGTGCGAGGCCCTGGCCGAGGCGTCGGGTGAGCGCGAGAGTGCGACCGAGCGGGCCGCGGCGAGCATGGAACAGATCAACGCTCAGGTCGCCGACATCGCGAGCTCGAGTCAGCGCCTCAACGAGAGCGTCGAGGAATCGAGCAGCTCGATTCTCGAGCTCGGCGCGTCGGGCCACGAACTCAACGAGACGGCGAGTGTCCTCTCCTCGAAGGTGGACGAGGTCTCTATCTCGATCGAAGAGATGGTCCGCTCGGTGAAGCAGGTCTCGGAGAACACCGAATCGCTCGCGTCCGCTGCCGAGGAGACCTCGGCTTCGATGGAAGAGATGGCCAGTTCGCTGCGCGAAGTCGACACCTCGGCGGAAGAGGCGGCACGGCTCTCGGGCACGGTGGTCGAGCGTTCGGAAGCGGGTCGCTTGAAGGTGAACGAGACGATCCAGGGCATGGAAGCCATCCGCGATGCCACGGAAACCGTGGAAGGCGTGATCCGCAACCTCCACGGTCGCACCGAGGAGATCGGCGCGATCGTCGACGTGATCGACGACGTCGCCGACGAGACCAATCTGCTCGCGCTCAACGCCGCCATCATCGCCGCCCAGGCGGGGGAGCACGGGCGCGCCTTCAGCGTGGTCGCCGACGAGATCAAGGATCTCGCCGAGCGGGTGCTCGCGAGCACGAAGGAGATCGGCGGACTGATCCGCTCGGTTCAGGACGAGTCCCAGAAGGCGACGGCTGCGATCGCCCAGGGCAGCGCGTCGGTGGCGAGCGGTGTGGAGCTCTCGGCCGAGGCCGGTCTCGCGCTCGAAGAGATCACCGAGGCTTCCCGCGAGAGCGGAACCCGCATCGGTGGCATCGTGGCGTCGCTGCGCGAGCAGGCGAAGGCCGCGGGTCACGTCGTCGGCCTGATGGAACGCGTGCGCGGTGGCGTCGACGAGATCCGCCATGCCGCCGCAGAGCAGGACCGCGGCAATATCGTGGTCTTCGAAGGGTCGGTCACGATGCGCGAGGTGGCGTCGCAGGTGCGCGGCACGACCGAGGAACAGGCGCGGGGCTCCGGCCGCATTCGCGAGAGCATCGAAGGGGTGCGCGGCGCGGTCGAGGAGATCCACGTGGCGCTGCAGGAGCAGTCCGAGGCGTGTGCCGAGGCCGCCGCGTTCCTCGAGCAGCTGCAGGGACGCCGCGGGACGCGACAGGAAGCCAATCGCCTCGTCGAAGGCGTCGCGCGGGAATTGTTGACGCGAGCAGAAGAGCTGCGTGCGGAAGTGCGCCGGTTCCGACTGTAG
- a CDS encoding DUF4388 domain-containing protein: MSLVGSLEDLGLVDILQIVSLSRKSGALFLRCDRGEGRILLRDGLVQGAQIKGAPETLRALLIEQGLVDGIGFDCARERAEKEGLVLDVALEQECQLAEDQLNAVRREHVERSAMRMFTWRTGEFSFEIRDDFGDDDSALLLPAGLNTQYLAMEATRLGDETTRADEGEAELGDEMDLGDDMMFSGEEPIAALEADEDPVAGDPIDELAMASAQNADPLDDTVEDLRGSDVPVECTPAEATPVPVAVESVESVASPESAEAPEAAQAVAAPSASAESQAPPAERIRILVAVDPDLSSLEWLKASVEESFQQVHIFQQRDLAVERIRQYLVRGKTPMLVMSDPTAKEQRDVELLVQRMRGLAPRMPILALRPEGIEAPLPPGVHAAVFRPSSPSADPDRWHLYEGQAQALRANLEPWVAGERRPS, from the coding sequence ATGAGTCTCGTCGGCAGCCTCGAGGACCTGGGCCTCGTGGACATCCTCCAGATCGTGAGTCTTTCCCGGAAGTCGGGAGCGTTGTTCCTGCGCTGTGACCGCGGCGAGGGCCGCATCCTGTTGCGGGACGGCCTGGTGCAGGGCGCACAGATCAAGGGAGCGCCCGAGACGCTGCGCGCGCTTCTGATCGAGCAGGGCCTCGTCGACGGCATCGGCTTCGATTGCGCGCGCGAGCGCGCGGAGAAGGAAGGTCTGGTGCTCGACGTGGCGCTCGAGCAGGAGTGCCAGCTCGCCGAGGACCAGCTGAACGCCGTGCGACGCGAGCACGTCGAGCGCTCGGCGATGCGGATGTTCACCTGGCGCACCGGCGAGTTCAGCTTCGAGATCCGCGACGATTTCGGGGACGATGACAGCGCGCTGCTCCTGCCCGCCGGACTGAACACCCAGTATCTCGCCATGGAAGCGACGCGCCTCGGAGACGAGACGACGCGCGCGGATGAAGGGGAGGCCGAGCTCGGCGACGAGATGGATCTGGGCGACGACATGATGTTTAGCGGCGAAGAACCGATCGCTGCGCTGGAAGCCGACGAAGACCCGGTCGCCGGCGATCCGATCGACGAGCTCGCGATGGCGTCGGCCCAGAATGCCGATCCCTTGGACGACACGGTCGAGGACCTGCGCGGCAGCGACGTTCCCGTGGAGTGCACGCCCGCCGAGGCGACGCCGGTACCGGTGGCCGTCGAATCTGTCGAATCCGTCGCGTCCCCCGAATCGGCCGAGGCGCCCGAAGCCGCGCAGGCCGTCGCCGCTCCGAGCGCCAGCGCCGAGTCCCAGGCCCCGCCGGCCGAGCGGATCCGCATCCTGGTCGCCGTCGATCCGGACCTGTCGAGCCTCGAGTGGCTCAAGGCCTCGGTCGAGGAATCCTTCCAGCAGGTGCACATCTTCCAGCAGCGGGACCTCGCCGTGGAGCGGATCCGGCAGTACCTGGTGCGGGGCAAGACCCCGATGCTCGTGATGTCGGATCCGACCGCCAAGGAGCAGCGCGACGTCGAGCTCCTGGTGCAGCGCATGCGCGGGCTCGCTCCGCGGATGCCGATCCTGGCGCTGCGACCCGAAGGCATCGAGGCACCGCTCCCGCCGGGCGTGCACGCTGCCGTCTTCCGGCCTTCGTCCCCGTCCGCGGATCCCGATCGCTGGCATCTCTACGAAGGGCAGGCCCAGGCGCTGCGCGCGAATCTCGAGCCCTGGGTGGCTGGAGAGCGCCGACCCAGCTGA
- a CDS encoding zinc-ribbon domain-containing protein, protein MIAGCPSCGARYRIDTAKLRPEGARLRCSRCETVFRVRPPQATPSVDETPAVASSPAPSPPTSEGMDGSRVVVVAHPDPEAGKSLGEHIEAFGLQPVVVHDGVDAVLQIQRVLPAAVVLDAALPKMFGFQICELMKRNSQLRSIPVVLVGAIHDTERYRRPAQDLYGADAYLERHELTERLETLLHRFGLELRTSQPSLPPAPSEPQVPAAPPQPSFEAPTPPPSEAPASSPGAPALDLPGAPEPTGGPELTGGDLDSGLDGLVDTPAPPPPPETPAPVAPAPTTESAVADAPGGDAEEEHPEVQKGLRLARIIVSDVILYNQETFEAALADGNVVAALSSELEEGYALFSQRVDTNICDPREFLQRELVRVARSRGMPE, encoded by the coding sequence ATGATTGCTGGGTGTCCGAGCTGCGGAGCGCGCTACCGGATCGATACCGCGAAGCTCCGGCCCGAGGGGGCGCGGCTTCGCTGTTCGCGCTGCGAGACCGTCTTCCGTGTTCGACCTCCCCAGGCGACGCCGAGTGTCGACGAGACGCCCGCGGTGGCCTCGTCTCCCGCGCCGAGTCCCCCGACGAGCGAAGGCATGGACGGGAGCCGCGTGGTGGTGGTGGCGCATCCCGATCCCGAAGCGGGGAAGTCCCTGGGCGAGCACATCGAGGCCTTCGGCCTGCAGCCCGTGGTCGTTCACGACGGGGTCGATGCGGTCCTGCAGATCCAGCGCGTGTTGCCGGCTGCGGTCGTTCTCGACGCTGCGCTGCCGAAGATGTTCGGCTTCCAGATCTGTGAGCTGATGAAGCGCAATTCCCAGCTGCGCTCGATCCCGGTGGTGCTGGTCGGCGCGATCCACGACACCGAGCGGTATCGCCGTCCCGCACAGGATCTCTACGGAGCCGACGCCTACCTCGAGCGACACGAGCTGACCGAGCGCCTGGAGACCCTCCTGCACCGCTTCGGGCTGGAGCTGCGAACGTCGCAGCCCTCGCTGCCCCCCGCACCTTCGGAGCCGCAGGTCCCGGCTGCGCCGCCGCAGCCGAGCTTCGAGGCCCCGACGCCTCCTCCGTCGGAGGCGCCGGCCTCATCGCCTGGTGCTCCCGCGCTCGACCTCCCCGGGGCGCCCGAGCCGACGGGCGGGCCCGAGCTGACCGGAGGCGATCTCGATAGCGGTCTCGACGGGCTCGTCGACACGCCCGCTCCGCCGCCTCCGCCCGAGACTCCCGCGCCCGTGGCGCCCGCGCCCACGACCGAGTCCGCCGTCGCCGACGCGCCGGGTGGCGACGCAGAGGAAGAGCACCCCGAAGTGCAGAAGGGGCTGCGCCTCGCACGCATCATCGTCTCGGACGTGATCCTCTACAACCAGGAGACCTTCGAGGCGGCCCTCGCCGACGGCAACGTCGTCGCCGCCCTGAGTTCCGAGCTCGAAGAGGGCTACGCGCTCTTTTCCCAGCGCGTCGACACGAACATCTGCGATCCCCGCGAGTTCCTCCAGCGCGAGCTGGTGCGGGTCGCGCGATCGCGGGGGATGCCGGAATGA
- the nusB gene encoding transcription antitermination factor NusB has translation MSAARSATRRQSRRLALQVLYAADLGRSACLSEAFDGVAAHFDLHPGALAFAKELVRGIEEDREAIDATIAQHTRNWRIERMAAVDRNLLRLAVHELRSTDTPAQVILNEAVELARDFGGDRSPAFVNGVLDAVARNRSGEEEAMA, from the coding sequence ATGAGCGCCGCACGCTCCGCCACGCGTCGCCAGTCGCGGCGGCTCGCGCTGCAGGTGCTCTACGCCGCAGATCTCGGGCGCAGTGCGTGTCTCTCCGAGGCCTTCGACGGCGTCGCGGCACATTTCGACCTGCACCCGGGAGCGCTCGCGTTCGCGAAGGAGCTCGTCCGTGGGATCGAGGAGGACCGCGAGGCGATCGATGCCACCATTGCGCAACACACACGCAACTGGCGCATCGAGCGCATGGCCGCAGTCGATCGCAACCTTCTGCGCCTGGCGGTACACGAACTACGAAGCACCGATACTCCGGCGCAGGTCATCCTCAACGAGGCGGTCGAGCTCGCGAGAGACTTCGGCGGCGATCGCTCGCCGGCCTTCGTGAACGGGGTCTTGGACGCGGTTGCCCGCAATCGTTCGGGCGAAGAGGAGGCCATGGCGTGA
- a CDS encoding chemotaxis protein CheA, producing the protein MPKRTTRTRRRTKAEREFVSEAEEILEVLRGGVADLSESLGSDAEVDPELVNALFRAAHSLKALAGMFRRGEIENLAHRLEDLLDALRLGRAALTGDVVVLIDECVAVFAAVLDAVGNESALAEAAAPAAVLETRIAEAIVAPARSRAEVTSLGIDPAILRSLTEYEEHRLEENLRRGRGLFLASALFDMMEFEAGLTALTDAMRSEGEVISTLPAAGDVPEGQIRFSLLVATEAAQDALTAALGELDATLEPVRGATGASPPVSETKTQPVPQAPGPNVESLQSLGETVRVDIRKLDELMNLVGELVISRRSIGELVRRLEITADDRRLVGDFAKAQKSLDRKVRQMQSAVLDARMVPLRQIFDKLHRVVRRLSQDLQKPVDLEIRGAETELDKLIVEGLVDPLMHVLRNALDHGIEPSEARTGAGKPERGQVSIEAFQRGSHVVIAVADDGQGIDREALRAKAIERELVTATDELGEREALELIFAPGLSTSEEVTETSGRGVGMDVVRANLTELGGAIEIDSELGRGTTITLTLPITLAIVPSLVVGIGEQRFAIPLSSVLETLSLDPAAIQVSEHNRFLHLRGDPLRLCWLSDVYGIPVHCDPQESFVVVAGVGDQRVGLVVDRVEGQQDTVIKPIQGPVAHIHGIAGATEVGDQDPVLVLDVSALLDDGPRRREAA; encoded by the coding sequence ATGCCGAAGCGCACCACCCGCACGCGACGACGGACCAAGGCCGAACGCGAGTTCGTGTCCGAGGCCGAGGAGATCCTCGAGGTGCTCCGGGGCGGCGTCGCTGATCTGTCCGAGAGTCTCGGCAGCGACGCCGAGGTGGATCCCGAGCTGGTGAACGCGCTGTTTCGCGCGGCGCATTCGCTGAAGGCGCTCGCGGGCATGTTCCGCCGGGGCGAGATCGAGAACCTCGCACATCGCCTCGAAGACCTGCTCGACGCACTGCGCCTGGGACGTGCGGCGCTGACGGGTGACGTCGTGGTGCTGATCGACGAGTGCGTCGCCGTCTTCGCCGCGGTGCTCGATGCGGTGGGCAACGAATCGGCACTCGCGGAAGCCGCCGCGCCGGCGGCGGTTCTCGAGACACGCATCGCCGAGGCGATCGTGGCCCCTGCGCGGAGCCGCGCCGAAGTGACCTCGCTCGGCATCGATCCGGCGATCCTGCGGTCGTTGACCGAATACGAGGAGCATCGGCTCGAGGAGAACCTGCGGCGCGGTCGCGGCCTGTTCCTGGCGAGCGCGCTCTTCGACATGATGGAGTTCGAGGCAGGTCTCACGGCGCTCACCGACGCGATGCGCAGCGAGGGCGAAGTCATCTCCACGCTTCCCGCAGCCGGGGACGTGCCCGAGGGACAGATCCGCTTCTCCCTGCTGGTCGCGACCGAAGCGGCGCAGGACGCCCTCACCGCGGCGCTCGGCGAGCTGGACGCAACCCTCGAGCCGGTGCGTGGCGCCACTGGGGCATCGCCCCCCGTGTCCGAGACGAAGACGCAGCCGGTGCCACAGGCTCCAGGGCCGAACGTCGAATCGCTCCAGTCGCTCGGAGAAACGGTCCGGGTCGACATTCGCAAGCTCGACGAGTTGATGAACCTGGTCGGTGAACTCGTGATCTCGCGTCGTTCGATCGGAGAGCTGGTGCGTCGGCTCGAGATCACCGCGGACGACCGGCGCCTGGTGGGCGACTTTGCGAAGGCCCAGAAGAGTCTCGACCGCAAGGTCCGGCAGATGCAGTCCGCCGTCCTCGATGCGCGCATGGTCCCGCTGCGGCAGATCTTCGACAAGCTCCACCGGGTCGTTCGCCGGCTTTCCCAGGACTTGCAGAAACCTGTCGATCTCGAGATCCGCGGAGCCGAGACCGAGCTCGACAAGCTGATCGTCGAGGGACTGGTCGATCCGCTCATGCACGTGCTCCGCAACGCGCTCGATCACGGCATCGAGCCGTCCGAGGCGCGGACGGGGGCCGGCAAGCCCGAGCGGGGGCAGGTCTCGATCGAGGCCTTCCAACGCGGAAGTCACGTCGTGATCGCGGTGGCCGACGACGGGCAGGGGATCGATCGCGAGGCGCTGCGCGCCAAGGCGATCGAGCGCGAACTCGTCACTGCGACGGATGAGCTCGGAGAGCGCGAAGCCCTCGAGCTGATCTTCGCGCCCGGGCTCTCGACCTCGGAAGAAGTCACGGAGACGAGCGGTCGCGGCGTCGGCATGGACGTCGTCCGGGCGAATCTCACCGAGCTCGGGGGGGCGATCGAGATCGACTCGGAGCTCGGCCGGGGCACGACGATCACGCTCACGCTTCCGATCACCCTCGCGATCGTGCCGTCTCTGGTCGTGGGGATCGGGGAACAGCGTTTCGCGATTCCGCTCAGCAGCGTGCTCGAGACCCTGTCGCTCGATCCCGCGGCGATCCAGGTCTCGGAGCACAATCGCTTCCTGCACCTGCGCGGTGATCCGCTGCGGCTCTGCTGGTTGTCGGACGTCTACGGCATCCCCGTCCACTGCGACCCGCAGGAATCCTTCGTGGTCGTCGCGGGCGTCGGCGATCAGCGCGTGGGCCTCGTGGTGGATCGCGTCGAGGGGCAGCAGGACACGGTGATCAAGCCGATCCAGGGACCGGTGGCCCACATCCACGGTATCGCCGGAGCCACGGAAGTCGGCGATCAGGATCCCGTCCTCGTCCTGGACGTTTCCGCGCTGCTCGATGACGGGCCGCGACGCCGGGAGGCCGCATGA
- the ribH gene encoding 6,7-dimethyl-8-ribityllumazine synthase: MKRFATRVDAAGLRFAVVVSRFNHLVCVRLLEGCTDELRRRGVESDDVHVAWVPGAFELPQAARALATTGRYDAVITLGVVIRGGTPHFEFVCEGVTDGVREVMRDTGVPVAFGVLTTDDLEQALDRAGGAYGNKGHEAALAAIEMARLLPELAAGPEGPV, from the coding sequence ATGAAGCGCTTCGCCACCCGCGTCGATGCCGCGGGCCTCCGCTTCGCGGTGGTCGTGTCGCGCTTCAATCATCTGGTCTGCGTGCGTCTCCTCGAGGGCTGCACCGACGAATTGCGCCGCCGCGGCGTCGAGAGCGACGACGTGCACGTGGCGTGGGTGCCCGGCGCGTTCGAGCTTCCCCAGGCGGCCCGCGCGCTCGCGACCACCGGCCGCTACGACGCGGTCATCACGCTGGGCGTGGTGATCCGAGGCGGGACGCCCCATTTCGAGTTCGTCTGCGAGGGCGTGACCGATGGCGTCCGGGAGGTCATGCGCGACACCGGCGTGCCGGTCGCCTTCGGCGTCCTCACCACCGACGATCTCGAGCAGGCGCTCGATCGCGCCGGTGGGGCCTACGGGAACAAGGGACACGAGGCGGCCCTGGCCGCGATCGAGATGGCGCGGCTGCTTCCCGAACTCGCAGCCGGTCCCGAGGGACCGGTATGA
- a CDS encoding chemotaxis protein CheW: MSESLSSSTEARWDVLARAAAARDADAPEEAGLLQLLRFDVAGAPYALPVPVVREIVRLRTITPLPRVARSVRGVISLRGEILQVIDLRERLGLPRGPDTKASRIIVVHDEAGDQAGVCIDAVRDVIRVSEDALRPPVAGDSGDLVESLCAHDNGYVSVLDLGRILEATDG, from the coding sequence ATGAGCGAATCGCTCTCGTCTTCGACGGAGGCCCGCTGGGACGTGCTCGCTCGCGCCGCCGCCGCGCGCGATGCGGACGCCCCGGAAGAGGCCGGCTTGCTCCAGCTGTTGCGCTTCGACGTGGCGGGGGCGCCCTACGCACTGCCCGTTCCGGTCGTACGGGAGATCGTCCGCTTGCGCACCATCACGCCCCTGCCGCGGGTCGCACGTTCGGTGCGCGGCGTGATCTCGCTGCGCGGCGAGATCCTTCAGGTGATCGACCTGCGCGAGCGACTCGGGCTTCCGCGAGGTCCCGACACGAAAGCGTCCCGCATCATCGTCGTGCACGACGAAGCGGGAGATCAGGCGGGCGTGTGCATCGATGCCGTCCGCGACGTGATCCGCGTCTCCGAGGATGCGTTGCGGCCCCCCGTCGCCGGGGACAGCGGCGACCTCGTCGAGTCGCTCTGCGCCCACGACAATGGCTACGTCTCGGTCCTCGATCTGGGCCGGATCCTGGAGGCGACCGATGGCTGA
- a CDS encoding chemotaxis protein CheW, producing MAEPARFLDEALTLATFRLADGQFAVEVTELRQIIHYSVPTRLPRAPRLIEGIVDIRDAVLPVVDLGRALGLEALTPSPSSRILVAEIDGLAVGLAVDAATGMQTVGLDRLEDPPPLVGQLGYGAARGVIRRSGEAPIIVLCLESLLESIHRSALDDRSPTSKREDAA from the coding sequence ATGGCTGAGCCCGCTCGCTTCCTGGACGAGGCGCTGACCCTCGCGACCTTCCGCCTGGCCGATGGCCAGTTCGCGGTGGAAGTCACCGAGCTGCGCCAGATCATCCACTACAGCGTTCCGACGCGATTGCCGCGGGCCCCCCGCCTGATCGAGGGCATCGTCGACATCCGGGACGCGGTGCTGCCGGTCGTGGACCTCGGGCGGGCACTGGGACTCGAGGCGCTCACTCCGTCGCCGAGCTCGCGGATCCTGGTCGCCGAGATCGACGGGCTCGCCGTCGGACTGGCGGTGGACGCCGCGACGGGAATGCAGACCGTGGGCCTCGACCGCCTCGAGGATCCTCCGCCGCTCGTCGGCCAGCTCGGCTACGGCGCAGCGCGCGGCGTGATCCGCCGGTCCGGCGAGGCACCGATCATCGTGCTGTGTCTGGAGAGCCTGCTCGAGAGCATCCACCGGTCCGCTCTCGATGACCGTTCCCCGACGAGCAAACGGGAGGACGCCGCATGA
- a CDS encoding M17 family peptidase N-terminal domain-containing protein yields the protein MTLLAVASTSIERVRGDLVVIPLFSDERPLRAAAGRVDWRLCGHLSRLFADGTLSGEAGEAVLIPGGGGLRAPRVMGLGVGTRRALADSAAWTAWAKDALGRSQRLGARRIALALPECREAVAERLQELAAVLSEETASELWICLEGADQISGNAWLDRTARRGRFPQLEIQPLPEGRIPPGSSLRSRAGAPDARSSHASADRFTR from the coding sequence ATGACGCTCCTGGCGGTGGCCTCCACCTCGATCGAGCGCGTACGCGGCGACCTCGTGGTCATCCCGCTGTTCTCCGACGAGCGCCCGCTACGGGCCGCTGCGGGCCGCGTCGACTGGCGATTGTGCGGGCACCTCTCCCGGCTGTTCGCGGACGGCACCCTGTCCGGCGAAGCGGGCGAGGCGGTCCTGATCCCGGGTGGCGGCGGGCTCCGCGCGCCCCGGGTGATGGGTCTGGGGGTGGGCACCCGGCGTGCCCTGGCCGACAGCGCCGCCTGGACCGCCTGGGCGAAGGACGCCCTGGGCCGCAGCCAGCGGCTGGGAGCGCGTCGCATCGCCCTGGCCCTGCCGGAATGCCGCGAGGCGGTCGCCGAGCGGCTCCAAGAGCTGGCCGCCGTCCTGTCCGAGGAGACAGCGAGCGAGCTCTGGATCTGCCTCGAAGGGGCCGATCAGATCTCCGGGAACGCTTGGTTGGACCGCACCGCCCGCCGCGGCCGTTTCCCCCAGCTCGAGATCCAGCCCCTGCCCGAAGGACGCATCCCCCCGGGGAGTTCCCTGCGAAGCCGCGCCGGAGCGCCGGACGCGCGGTCAAGTCACGCGTCAGCCGACCGATTCACTCGCTAG